A region from the Clostridium beijerinckii genome encodes:
- a CDS encoding methyl-accepting chemotaxis protein encodes MKTNFKRLKNIKIVQSIIIIVIISLLSTITIGVLGYINTAKMYNANIEMYKNVIPNLSDWGEVNGNMGVLRNTLTKIIDRPFDEANEKTMLELNKNITDIINKNVTLSENNSEEHEMVMALKEGYEHYYSFIPNIIEQRKNNIIPDAKITNVDMGVYGTEIAKQNTALIQYQKDKATTEINNSKSLYEKNIAMFISITGVSIVILALISIGIILMIRNSTKGFIHKVSVLSEGDFTVEFDNELSNEFGLMEGALGKTISSIANTISKIKDDSIQVNNNSISLTNVSEEMKCSIEEVSNAIQDVAKGSGEQASQLMKINNDVSSFGDKIEIITQSISKVDENTKNISNRANESDTKLKNLGVSMNEIATSYNEARKRVTDLSLSVDKITEITNMINGIAEQTNLLALNAAIEAARAGEAGRGFSIVADEIRKLAEQSKSSSQDINDLLSVISTETNLVEETTTSANEELKEQINIISETITSFREIVKSIDEIVPQVDEMNHSIIDIKKRKDNIIESVETSSAVSEENSASAEEITASSQEMEAAASQVSKSSEELKSIMQEIINQIEKFTL; translated from the coding sequence ATGAAAACAAACTTTAAAAGATTAAAAAATATAAAAATTGTACAAAGCATAATAATAATAGTAATTATATCTTTATTATCCACAATCACTATTGGGGTTTTAGGATACATAAATACAGCTAAAATGTATAATGCAAATATAGAAATGTATAAGAATGTAATTCCTAATTTGAGTGATTGGGGAGAAGTTAACGGAAATATGGGAGTTTTAAGAAATACGTTAACTAAGATAATTGATAGACCATTTGATGAAGCAAATGAGAAAACAATGTTAGAATTAAATAAAAATATAACAGATATAATAAATAAAAATGTTACTTTATCAGAAAATAATAGTGAAGAGCATGAAATGGTTATGGCATTGAAAGAGGGATATGAACATTATTATTCTTTCATACCTAATATTATTGAACAAAGAAAGAATAATATAATCCCAGATGCTAAAATAACAAATGTTGATATGGGTGTATATGGAACAGAAATTGCTAAGCAAAACACAGCACTTATACAATATCAAAAGGATAAAGCAACAACTGAAATCAACAATTCTAAAAGTTTATATGAAAAAAACATAGCTATGTTTATAAGTATAACAGGTGTATCTATTGTAATATTAGCTTTAATATCAATAGGAATAATACTTATGATTAGGAATTCAACAAAAGGATTTATACATAAAGTATCTGTTTTATCAGAAGGTGATTTTACAGTAGAATTTGATAATGAATTATCTAATGAATTTGGGCTAATGGAGGGTGCATTAGGTAAAACTATAAGTTCTATTGCAAATACTATTTCTAAAATAAAAGATGATTCAATACAGGTTAATAATAATTCTATTTCGCTTACAAATGTGTCAGAAGAAATGAAGTGTTCCATAGAAGAGGTATCTAATGCAATTCAAGATGTAGCAAAAGGATCAGGTGAGCAAGCTAGTCAACTTATGAAAATAAATAATGATGTAAGCTCTTTTGGAGATAAAATAGAAATAATAACACAATCTATAAGTAAAGTAGATGAAAATACTAAAAATATTAGTAATAGAGCAAATGAAAGTGATACTAAGTTAAAAAATCTAGGTGTTTCTATGAATGAAATTGCAACATCTTATAATGAAGCAAGAAAAAGAGTTACTGATTTAAGTCTTAGTGTGGATAAAATAACAGAAATAACTAATATGATTAATGGGATAGCAGAGCAAACTAATTTACTTGCTCTAAATGCCGCAATTGAGGCAGCAAGGGCTGGAGAAGCTGGAAGAGGATTTTCTATTGTTGCAGATGAAATTAGAAAATTAGCAGAACAATCTAAAAGTTCATCGCAGGATATAAATGATTTATTGAGTGTTATAAGTACAGAGACTAACCTAGTTGAAGAAACAACAACTTCTGCTAATGAAGAATTAAAAGAACAAATTAATATAATAAGTGAAACTATAACGTCATTCAGAGAAATAGTAAAATCTATAGATGAGATAGTACCACAAGTTGATGAAATGAATCATTCAATAATTGACATTAAGAAAAGAAAAGATAATATTATAGAAAGTGTAGAAACTTCATCAGCTGTATCAGAAGAAAATTCAGCATCTGCGGAAGAAATTACTGCATCATCACAGGAAATGGAGGCGGCTGCATCTCAAGTTTCAAAATCATCAGAAGAATTAAAATCTATAATGCAAGAGATTATAAATCAAATTGAAAAATTTACTTTATAG
- a CDS encoding polysaccharide deacetylase, producing the protein MSRNNNSKRYSLIKSISQNKNILTFLIVIFILILSVYIIYNNIYPKNTATTNDDTRKQLIIENDSKNQEYINNDKNILQDIRAFGEVTLINDNRGVPVLYYHSVKESADNEVTITPENLKTQLKYIKDEGYITLTLNELKEYLLNNSPIPNKSIVITFDDGYMDNYYNAFPILKDFNMVATIFCITSALDGNYYLSKEAINEMSSYGIDIQSHTVNHPNLDKMTYDEQLTELKESKKSLESMTGKKVYSIAYPFGDFNDNSIQAAKDAGYILGFTTQRGLSDRGDNSLKLDRIYISSKYDMNTFKEILNKTEK; encoded by the coding sequence ATGTCTAGAAATAATAATTCAAAAAGATATTCTTTAATAAAAAGTATTTCTCAAAATAAAAACATTTTAACTTTTCTTATTGTTATCTTCATTCTTATATTAAGTGTCTACATTATATACAATAATATTTATCCAAAAAATACTGCAACAACTAATGATGATACGAGAAAACAACTCATTATAGAAAACGATTCCAAAAATCAAGAATATATCAATAATGATAAAAATATACTTCAAGATATTCGAGCTTTTGGTGAAGTTACTTTAATCAATGATAATAGAGGTGTACCAGTATTATATTATCATTCTGTTAAAGAATCTGCCGATAATGAAGTGACAATAACTCCTGAAAATCTTAAAACCCAACTTAAGTACATAAAAGATGAAGGTTATATAACATTGACTTTAAATGAACTTAAGGAATATTTATTAAACAACTCTCCTATTCCAAATAAAAGTATAGTTATTACTTTCGATGATGGATATATGGATAATTACTATAACGCTTTCCCTATATTAAAAGATTTCAATATGGTAGCGACTATATTTTGCATAACATCTGCGTTAGATGGTAATTATTATTTATCAAAAGAGGCTATAAATGAAATGAGCAGTTATGGCATAGATATTCAAAGTCATACTGTCAATCATCCTAATCTTGATAAAATGACTTATGATGAGCAACTTACTGAATTAAAAGAATCCAAGAAATCCTTAGAATCAATGACAGGTAAAAAAGTTTATTCAATTGCCTATCCTTTTGGAGATTTTAATGATAATAGTATACAAGCAGCGAAAGATGCTGGTTATATCTTAGGATTTACAACTCAAAGAGGTCTTTCAGATAGAGGCGATAATTCCCTTAAACTTGATAGGATTTATATCAGCTCTAAATATGATATGAATACATTTAAAGAAATTTTAAATAAAACAGAAAAATAA
- a CDS encoding [FeFe] hydrogenase H-cluster radical SAM maturase HydE — protein sequence MNKLIEKAKVTHNLDKEEILELLQNDNINEELFKAADEIRQTYLGDYVHLRGLIEFTNICKRNCMYCGLRRDNKNIERYRLTQEEILDFAKKAVSYGYKTIVLQGGEDDYFTKERMTNIVKEIKKLGVALTLSLGEKTYDEYKSFKEAGADRYLIRIETTDKKLYEDMDPNMSFEERLNCLKNLSDLGYEVGSGILVGLPNQTLESIANDILFFKKINADMIGIGPFIPNEDTPLKDAQGGNLTLSLKVMALTRLILPDINIPATTAMESLTPNGRIIALQSGANVVMPNVTEGEYRKLYALYPGKICTGDTPAHCRSCITGKVTGIGRVISDSYGFRGNKNTNAHDKS from the coding sequence ATGAATAAACTTATTGAAAAAGCTAAAGTTACTCATAATTTAGATAAAGAAGAAATATTAGAATTATTACAAAATGATAATATAAATGAAGAACTTTTTAAGGCAGCAGATGAAATTCGTCAAACGTATCTAGGTGACTATGTTCATTTAAGAGGATTAATTGAATTTACAAACATATGTAAAAGAAATTGCATGTATTGTGGATTAAGAAGAGATAATAAAAATATTGAAAGATACAGACTAACACAAGAAGAAATCTTAGATTTTGCAAAAAAAGCAGTTAGTTATGGTTATAAAACTATTGTTCTTCAAGGTGGTGAAGATGATTACTTTACTAAAGAGAGAATGACTAATATAGTAAAAGAAATAAAAAAATTAGGTGTTGCCTTGACCTTAAGTTTAGGTGAAAAGACTTATGATGAGTATAAATCATTTAAAGAAGCTGGTGCTGATAGATATTTAATACGTATTGAAACTACAGATAAAAAACTCTATGAAGATATGGATCCCAATATGAGTTTCGAAGAAAGATTGAATTGTTTAAAAAATTTAAGTGATTTAGGATATGAAGTTGGAAGTGGTATTCTTGTTGGTCTTCCAAATCAGACTTTGGAATCTATTGCTAATGATATATTATTCTTTAAAAAAATAAATGCAGATATGATAGGCATAGGTCCATTTATACCTAATGAGGATACTCCTTTAAAAGATGCACAAGGTGGAAATCTTACTTTATCCTTAAAAGTTATGGCTTTAACACGTTTGATACTTCCTGATATAAATATTCCTGCAACAACTGCAATGGAATCTTTAACTCCAAATGGGAGAATAATTGCACTTCAAAGTGGTGCTAATGTTGTAATGCCTAATGTAACTGAAGGTGAATATAGAAAGCTTTATGCTCTATATCCAGGCAAAATATGCACAGGTGATACACCAGCTCATTGTAGAAGTTGTATAACAGGCAAAGTAACTGGAATTGGAAGAGTTATTTCGGACAGCTACGGATTTAGAGGAAATAAAAATACCAATGCTCATGACAAAAGCTAA
- a CDS encoding DUF3298/DUF4163 domain-containing protein translates to MTLIANITGVIIIGSMLCTAYPQQLCISCKIQSENKFKIGEKSIIKNLDYLKEDIKIPQLVDGNDEKAIKLINSVINKDILPKIEDAEKISKEYFAGAGQEKPIFPYEIHSRYTIAEDNNILLSLYNDYYEYLGGAHGMTTRTSYTIDKEKESIITLKELFVKGYKYSDIINKKIKEDISKNPENYFDSGNEFKGISETQSFYIEGDNLVIYYQLYDIAPYVFGIPEFKIPLKSFDENYIYYKSLKE, encoded by the coding sequence ATGACTCTTATAGCCAATATAACAGGCGTAATAATCATAGGTTCCATGTTATGTACAGCTTATCCACAACAATTGTGTATAAGTTGTAAAATACAAAGTGAAAATAAATTTAAAATTGGGGAAAAGTCTATAATTAAAAACTTAGATTATTTAAAAGAAGACATAAAAATACCACAACTAGTAGATGGAAATGACGAAAAAGCGATAAAATTGATAAATAGTGTAATTAATAAAGACATTTTACCCAAAATAGAAGACGCGGAAAAAATCTCAAAAGAATATTTTGCAGGAGCAGGACAAGAAAAGCCAATATTTCCATATGAAATTCATTCAAGATATACAATAGCTGAAGATAATAACATACTTTTAAGTTTATATAATGATTATTACGAGTATTTAGGAGGAGCCCATGGAATGACAACAAGGACTTCTTATACAATAGATAAAGAAAAAGAAAGTATAATAACTCTAAAGGAGTTATTCGTTAAAGGATATAAGTATAGTGATATAATTAATAAAAAGATAAAAGAAGACATTAGCAAGAATCCTGAGAATTATTTTGATTCAGGAAATGAATTTAAGGGTATTAGCGAAACTCAAAGTTTCTATATAGAAGGTGATAATCTTGTGATTTATTATCAATTATATGATATAGCACCTTATGTATTTGGGATTCCTGAATTTAAAATTCCACTAAAATCATTTGATGAAAATTATATTTACTATAAAAGCTTAAAAGAATAA
- a CDS encoding ATPase, with amino-acid sequence MKKYFCKTTEESMKDFDVTLNGLTSAKATEIINSVGENILNEKKKKSMFSIFAEQFKDLLVVILIVAAIISAITGNMESTIVIIAVITMNAILGTVQYVKAEQSLASLKALSAPNAKVIRNGVKIEIASKDVVPGDILVLEAGDLVVADGRILENYSLKVNESSLTGESESVDKFPDVINKDEVALGDQKNMVFSSSLVTYGRATVLVTNTGMNTELGKIATLLEETEEKTTPLQVSIDDFSKKLAIGILGICVIVFGLSMYRGTPLLDSLMFAVALAVAAIPEALSSIVTIVLAIGTQSMAKEHAIIKKLKAVEGLGCVSIICSDKTGTLTQNKMTVQKIFVDNKLIDSDEIDFKDPDSNFLLTSSVLCNDSTSIDGAEIGDPTEVAFVNLGHKYSLNEIDCRNTYERLREIPFDSDRKLMSTLHEINGKYTMLTKGALDVLMNRVTSIKTSNGVVAFTEKDKTTINNINKELSSQGLRVLAFAYKELDENKELTLEDEDNYTFLGLISMIDPPREESKAAVADCIKASIKPIMITGDHKITASAIAKEIGILQEGDLAVEGLELDKMSDDELNSKLTHISVYARVSPEHKIRIVKAWQDKGKIVAMTGDGVNDAPALKQADIGIAMGITGTEVSKDAASMILTDDNFATIVKSITNGRNIYANIKNSIKFLLSGNMSGILAVLYSSLFALPVPFAAVHLLFINLLTDSLPAIAIGMEKSKKDVLKDKPRDASESILTKDFIQDVSIQGLIIGIFTMVSYHIGLATGNNGIAMTMAFSTLCLARLFHGFNCRGKRSIFSLGVFSNKFSWIAFIAGVVLVNAVLLIPFLQGLFEITPLSTNQLLLIHLFAFVPTLIIQIFKLIRDAIEDKNEKSQEKNDHREKNKAA; translated from the coding sequence ATGAAAAAATATTTTTGTAAAACCACAGAAGAGTCTATGAAAGACTTTGATGTGACCTTAAACGGACTGACTAGTGCAAAAGCTACCGAAATAATAAATTCTGTTGGCGAAAACATTTTAAATGAAAAGAAAAAGAAGAGTATGTTCTCTATATTTGCAGAACAGTTTAAAGATTTATTAGTAGTTATTTTAATTGTTGCTGCTATTATTTCAGCTATTACTGGTAATATGGAAAGTACTATTGTAATTATAGCTGTTATAACTATGAATGCCATTTTAGGTACTGTCCAATATGTTAAAGCCGAACAATCTCTAGCTAGTTTAAAAGCTTTATCTGCTCCTAATGCCAAAGTTATTAGAAATGGAGTTAAAATTGAAATAGCTTCAAAGGATGTTGTTCCAGGAGATATTTTAGTATTAGAAGCCGGAGACTTAGTTGTTGCTGATGGTAGGATTTTAGAAAATTATTCACTTAAGGTTAATGAAAGCTCATTAACCGGAGAATCTGAAAGTGTCGATAAATTTCCTGATGTTATTAATAAGGATGAAGTTGCTTTAGGTGATCAAAAAAATATGGTTTTCTCTAGTTCATTAGTAACTTATGGTAGAGCTACTGTCCTTGTAACTAACACTGGTATGAACACAGAACTTGGAAAAATCGCTACTCTACTCGAAGAAACAGAAGAAAAAACCACTCCACTTCAAGTTTCTATAGACGACTTTTCTAAAAAATTAGCCATTGGGATACTTGGCATATGTGTAATTGTGTTTGGATTAAGCATGTATCGAGGTACGCCTCTTTTAGATTCATTAATGTTTGCTGTAGCTCTTGCTGTTGCTGCCATTCCTGAAGCTCTTAGTTCAATAGTTACAATTGTACTTGCTATTGGAACTCAATCAATGGCTAAAGAACATGCAATCATTAAAAAGCTTAAGGCTGTTGAAGGTCTTGGCTGTGTGTCTATTATTTGTTCTGATAAAACTGGTACATTAACTCAAAACAAAATGACTGTTCAAAAGATTTTTGTTGATAATAAGTTAATTGATAGTGACGAGATAGATTTTAAAGATCCTGATTCAAACTTTCTTTTAACTAGTTCTGTACTTTGTAATGACTCTACCTCTATAGATGGCGCTGAAATCGGTGATCCAACCGAAGTTGCTTTTGTAAATTTAGGTCATAAATATTCTTTAAATGAAATTGACTGTAGAAATACTTATGAAAGACTTAGGGAAATTCCTTTTGACTCTGATAGAAAGCTTATGAGTACACTTCATGAAATAAATGGCAAGTATACAATGCTTACTAAAGGTGCTCTTGATGTCTTAATGAATAGAGTAACTTCAATTAAAACTTCCAATGGAGTAGTAGCCTTTACTGAAAAAGATAAAACTACTATAAATAATATTAATAAGGAACTTTCGTCACAAGGCTTAAGAGTTTTAGCTTTTGCTTATAAAGAACTTGATGAAAATAAAGAGCTTACATTAGAAGATGAAGATAACTATACTTTCTTAGGATTAATTTCAATGATTGATCCACCTAGAGAAGAATCTAAAGCAGCAGTTGCAGATTGTATAAAAGCTTCTATTAAACCAATTATGATTACTGGTGATCATAAGATTACAGCTTCTGCTATTGCTAAGGAAATTGGAATCTTACAAGAAGGCGATTTAGCTGTAGAAGGATTAGAACTTGATAAGATGTCCGATGATGAACTCAATTCTAAGTTAACACATATTTCAGTTTATGCTAGAGTATCACCTGAACATAAAATAAGAATCGTTAAAGCATGGCAAGATAAAGGCAAAATTGTTGCTATGACTGGAGATGGCGTTAATGATGCTCCAGCCTTAAAGCAAGCCGATATTGGTATTGCAATGGGTATAACTGGTACTGAAGTATCAAAAGATGCTGCTTCAATGATTTTAACAGATGATAATTTTGCAACTATTGTTAAATCAATTACTAATGGAAGAAATATTTATGCTAATATAAAGAACTCAATTAAATTCCTTCTTTCAGGTAATATGTCAGGAATACTTGCAGTACTGTATTCATCACTATTTGCACTTCCAGTACCATTTGCTGCAGTACATTTATTATTTATTAATTTATTAACAGATAGCTTACCAGCTATTGCAATTGGTATGGAAAAATCTAAAAAAGATGTTTTAAAAGACAAACCTAGAGATGCTAGTGAATCTATATTAACTAAAGATTTCATTCAAGATGTCAGTATTCAAGGTTTAATTATAGGAATATTTACTATGGTTTCTTATCATATTGGTTTAGCTACAGGCAATAATGGAATTGCTATGACTATGGCATTTAGTACATTATGTTTAGCTCGATTATTCCATGGATTTAACTGCCGTGGAAAAAGATCTATATTTTCACTTGGAGTTTTCAGTAATAAATTCAGCTGGATAGCTTTTATAGCAGGTGTTGTTTTAGTAAATGCAGTTTTACTTATACCATTCCTTCAAGGATTATTTGAAATAACTCCACTTAGCACTAATCAACTATTATTAATTCACTTATTTGCTTTCGTTCCAACTTTAATAATACAAATATTTAAATTAATTAGAGATGCTATTGAAGACAAAAATGAAAAATCTCAAGAAAAAAATGATCACAGAGAAAAAAATAAGGCAGCTTAA